From a region of the Drosophila virilis strain 15010-1051.87 chromosome 3, Dvir_AGI_RSII-ME, whole genome shotgun sequence genome:
- the PAN3 gene encoding PAN2-PAN3 deadenylation complex subunit PAN3 isoform X3, whose translation MDPIFFSPSNGIPSESKLATYMVTPQSPEFIPTRINSSPNFYPPYHMNNGLNGVNGLTAAAAAAAAVATVAAPATTATVAAASAAAGAASAAVSASASTVSISKSSNGSGSSAAMLSMQKTSVVATVNIAQQQQQQQQQQQQQQQQQQQQKQQQQQSSLVNDQVAGSSAPIAIIPNPSAAPFVSNMSAQTPLKARAALMRQESPTAALIGGEKSPPHGMTPHGASPIPTTLPASVHQENVGGTIYFYPTANAPNNQPVVNSVVVDAAHPAHPAHHGVVNAVAPLSAVPSQLLYAGHVYPGPASNVIAMQPKTQLESAFFMPDEMRSDILARNEISNLIMDAAEAAQHALPLEVDNYHALYPLEPPAQPMHTKLTLPASTYRATHNSTGFKYCLRRLHGFRLQSTKCMALVEMWKKLQHTNVVQLREVFTTKAFGDNSLVLVYDYYPGSQTLLAKYFTPAPETNGYTDPFQGEARPFSHKSNMQRTNNGPLLPESTIWSIIMQLTAGLRAIHQAGLACKILDPTKIIVTGKRVRFSSCCISDITQFDPNAANPLALVNMHQQDDLTALGRLVLALACRCLQSVQRDNVQSSIDMVTRNYSTDLRNFIVYLFTTNNRRSVTDLMPMIGARFYTQLDALQAQVDKQEDELAKEMENGRLYRILVKLNSINERPDFNLDCTWSETGDRYMLKLFRDFLFHSVTEDGRPWLDHAHIVQCLNKLDAGSIERVQLMSRDEQSVLIVSYAELKNCLENAFSELMSSAAN comes from the exons ATGGATCCAATTTTCTTTTCACCTTCAAACGGTATACCCTCTGAAAGTAAACTCGCCACTTATATG GTAACGCCACAATCGCCCGAATTCATTCCAACGCGCATCAATTCGTCTCCCAACTTTTATCCACCATATCACATGAATAATGGCCTAAACGGCGTCAATGGATTaacagccgctgccgccgccgccgcagccgtTGCGACAGTCGCAGCGCCCGCCACGacagcaactgttgccgcCGCCTCTGCTGCCGCCggcgctgcctctgccgccgtctccgcctccgcctcaaCTGTGAGCATTAGCAAGTCCTCaaatggcagcggcagctccgCTGCGATGCTCTCCATGCAGAAAACTTCCGTCGTTGCAACTGTTAACattgcccaacaacaacaacaacaacagcaacaacaacaacaacaacaacaacaacaacagcaacagaagcagcaacagcaacaatcttCCCTGGTAAACGATCAGGTTGCTGGCAGCTCGGCGCCAATTGCAATCATACCGAATCCGTCGGCGGCGCCATTTGTCAGCAACATGTCCGCCCAGACGCCGCTCAAGGCGCGCGCAGCCCTGATGCGACAGGAATCGCCGACGGCGGCGCTCATCGGTGGCGAGAAGTCGCCGCCACACGGCATGACGCCGCACGGCGCATCGCCTATACCCACAACATTGCCAGCGAGCGTGCATCAG GAGAACGTGGGCGGCACCATCTACTTTTATCCGACTGCCAATGCACCGAACAATCAGCCGGTAGTCAATTCGGTGGTGGTGGATGCCGCACACCCGGCACATCCGGCCCATCATGGCGTTGTCAATGCTGTGGCACCGTTGAGCGCCGTGCCGTCGCAGCTGTTGTATGCGGGCCATGTGTATCCGGGGCCCGCGTCGAATGTGATTGCGATGCAGCCAAAGACGCAGCTGGAATCGGCCTTCTTTATGCCCGACGAGATGCGCTCCGATATACTTGCCCGCAACGAGATCTCCAATCTGATTATGGACGCCGCGGAGGCGGCACAGCACGCCCTGCCGCTCGAGGTGGACAACTATCATGCGCTCTATCCTTTGGAGCCGCCGGCACAGCCGATGCACACAAAACTAACGCTGCCGGCGAGCACGTACCGAGCCACGCACAATAGCACAGGGTTCAAGTATTGCCTGAGAAGATTACACG GCTTTCGTTTGCAGTCCACAAAATGTATGGCGCTCGTGGAGATGTGGAAGAAGCTGCAGCACACGAATGTGGTGCAGTTGCGTGAGGTGTTTACGACAAAAGCATTTGGTGATAACT CCTTAGTATTAGTGTACGACTATTATCCCGGCTCACAGACATTGCTAGCCAAATACTTTACGCCAGCGCCCGAGACCAACGGCTACACAGATCCATTCCAAGGCGAGGCACGCCCCTTCAG TCACAAGAGCAACATGCAGCGCACAAATAACGGACCCTTGCTGCCCGAGTCGACAATTTGGTCGATCATAATGCAGCTGACCGCGGGCCTGAGGGCCATACACCAAGCGGGACTCGCCTGCAA AATACTGGATCCCACAAAGATAATTGTGACAGGGAAACGTGTGCGGTTCAGCTCCTGCTGCATCTCGGATATCACGCAGTTCGATCCCAATGCGGCCAATCCCTTGGCCCTGGTCAACATGCACCAGCAG GACGATCTGACCGCACTGGGACGTCTAGTATTAGCGCTGGCCTGTCGCTGCCTGCAGTCCGTGCAGCGCGACAATGTGCAGTCCAGCATCGACATGGTAACCAGAAACTACTCCACCGATCTACGTAATTTTATTGT TTACCTCTTCACCACGAATAACCGCCGCTCTGTTACGGATCTGATGCCCATGATTGGCGCTCGGTTTTATACGCAGCTGGACGCGCTGCAGGCTCAGGTGGATAAGCAGGAGGATGAGCTGGCCAAGGAGATGGAAAACGGTCGTCTATATCGCATTTTGGTTAAACTGAACAGCATCAACGAACGACCCGA CTTCAACTTGGACTGCACCTGGTCGGAGACTGGTGATAGATATATGCTGAAACTATTCCGTGATTTTCTATTTCATTCCGTCACTGAGGATGGCCGTCCCTGGCTGGATCACGCACACATTGTACAATGCCTCAACAAGCTGGACGCGGGCTCCATCGAGCGC GTGCAATTGATGTCACGCGATGAGCAATCGGTTTTAATTGTCTCCTATGCTGAGCTCAAGAATTGTCTGGAGAATGCCTTCTCCGAGCTGATGTCGAGTGCGGCCAATTGa
- the PAN3 gene encoding PAN2-PAN3 deadenylation complex subunit PAN3 isoform X6 → MDPIFFSPSNGIPSESKLATYMNRQNVAPTSGYGLNNGNVNVNVNVNSNGNGFSLLNLDSSLAVNKKSQVTPQSPEFIPTRINSSPNFYPPYHMNNGLNGVNGLTAAAAAAAAVATVAAPATTATVAAASAAAGAASAAVSASASTVSISKSSNGSGSSAAMLSMQKTSVVATVNIAQQQQQQQQQQQQQQQQQQQQKQQQQQSSLVNDQVAGSSAPIAIIPNPSAAPFVSNMSAQTPLKARAALMRQESPTAALIGGEKSPPHGMTPHGASPIPTTLPASVHQENVGGTIYFYPTANAPNNQPVVNSVVVDAAHPAHPAHHGVVNAVAPLSAVPSQLLYAGHVYPGPASNVIAMQPKTQLESAFFMPDEMRSDILARNEISNLIMDAAEAAQHALPLEVDNYHALYPLEPPAQPMHTKLTLPASTYRATHNSTGFKYCLRRLHGFRLQSTKCMALVEMWKKLQHTNVVQLREVFTTKAFGDNSLVLVYDYYPGSQTLLAKYFTPAPETNGYTDPFQGEARPFSHKSNMQRTNNGPLLPESTIWSIIMQLTAGLRAIHQAGLACKILDPTKIIVTGKRVRFSSCCISDITQFDPNAANPLALVNMHQQDDLTALGRLVLALACRCLQSVQRDNVQSSIDMVTRNYSTDLRNFIVYLFTTNNRRSVTDLMPMIGARFYTQLDALQAQVDKQEDELAKEMENGRLYRILVKLNSINERPDFNLDCTWSETGDRYMLKLFRDFLFHSVTEDGRPWLDHAHIVQCLNKLDAGSIERVQLMSRDEQSVLIVSYAELKNCLENAFSELMSSAAN, encoded by the exons ATGGATCCAATTTTCTTTTCACCTTCAAACGGTATACCCTCTGAAAGTAAACTCGCCACTTATATG AATCGACAGAATGTTGCCCCAACTTCGGGCTATGGGCTGAATAACGGTAACGTGAACGTTAACGTTAACGTTAATAGTAACGGTAATGGGTTCTCACTACTTAACTTGGACTCGTCCTTAGCAGTTAATAAAAAGTCTCAG GTAACGCCACAATCGCCCGAATTCATTCCAACGCGCATCAATTCGTCTCCCAACTTTTATCCACCATATCACATGAATAATGGCCTAAACGGCGTCAATGGATTaacagccgctgccgccgccgccgcagccgtTGCGACAGTCGCAGCGCCCGCCACGacagcaactgttgccgcCGCCTCTGCTGCCGCCggcgctgcctctgccgccgtctccgcctccgcctcaaCTGTGAGCATTAGCAAGTCCTCaaatggcagcggcagctccgCTGCGATGCTCTCCATGCAGAAAACTTCCGTCGTTGCAACTGTTAACattgcccaacaacaacaacaacaacagcaacaacaacaacaacaacaacaacaacaacagcaacagaagcagcaacagcaacaatcttCCCTGGTAAACGATCAGGTTGCTGGCAGCTCGGCGCCAATTGCAATCATACCGAATCCGTCGGCGGCGCCATTTGTCAGCAACATGTCCGCCCAGACGCCGCTCAAGGCGCGCGCAGCCCTGATGCGACAGGAATCGCCGACGGCGGCGCTCATCGGTGGCGAGAAGTCGCCGCCACACGGCATGACGCCGCACGGCGCATCGCCTATACCCACAACATTGCCAGCGAGCGTGCATCAG GAGAACGTGGGCGGCACCATCTACTTTTATCCGACTGCCAATGCACCGAACAATCAGCCGGTAGTCAATTCGGTGGTGGTGGATGCCGCACACCCGGCACATCCGGCCCATCATGGCGTTGTCAATGCTGTGGCACCGTTGAGCGCCGTGCCGTCGCAGCTGTTGTATGCGGGCCATGTGTATCCGGGGCCCGCGTCGAATGTGATTGCGATGCAGCCAAAGACGCAGCTGGAATCGGCCTTCTTTATGCCCGACGAGATGCGCTCCGATATACTTGCCCGCAACGAGATCTCCAATCTGATTATGGACGCCGCGGAGGCGGCACAGCACGCCCTGCCGCTCGAGGTGGACAACTATCATGCGCTCTATCCTTTGGAGCCGCCGGCACAGCCGATGCACACAAAACTAACGCTGCCGGCGAGCACGTACCGAGCCACGCACAATAGCACAGGGTTCAAGTATTGCCTGAGAAGATTACACG GCTTTCGTTTGCAGTCCACAAAATGTATGGCGCTCGTGGAGATGTGGAAGAAGCTGCAGCACACGAATGTGGTGCAGTTGCGTGAGGTGTTTACGACAAAAGCATTTGGTGATAACT CCTTAGTATTAGTGTACGACTATTATCCCGGCTCACAGACATTGCTAGCCAAATACTTTACGCCAGCGCCCGAGACCAACGGCTACACAGATCCATTCCAAGGCGAGGCACGCCCCTTCAG TCACAAGAGCAACATGCAGCGCACAAATAACGGACCCTTGCTGCCCGAGTCGACAATTTGGTCGATCATAATGCAGCTGACCGCGGGCCTGAGGGCCATACACCAAGCGGGACTCGCCTGCAA AATACTGGATCCCACAAAGATAATTGTGACAGGGAAACGTGTGCGGTTCAGCTCCTGCTGCATCTCGGATATCACGCAGTTCGATCCCAATGCGGCCAATCCCTTGGCCCTGGTCAACATGCACCAGCAG GACGATCTGACCGCACTGGGACGTCTAGTATTAGCGCTGGCCTGTCGCTGCCTGCAGTCCGTGCAGCGCGACAATGTGCAGTCCAGCATCGACATGGTAACCAGAAACTACTCCACCGATCTACGTAATTTTATTGT TTACCTCTTCACCACGAATAACCGCCGCTCTGTTACGGATCTGATGCCCATGATTGGCGCTCGGTTTTATACGCAGCTGGACGCGCTGCAGGCTCAGGTGGATAAGCAGGAGGATGAGCTGGCCAAGGAGATGGAAAACGGTCGTCTATATCGCATTTTGGTTAAACTGAACAGCATCAACGAACGACCCGA CTTCAACTTGGACTGCACCTGGTCGGAGACTGGTGATAGATATATGCTGAAACTATTCCGTGATTTTCTATTTCATTCCGTCACTGAGGATGGCCGTCCCTGGCTGGATCACGCACACATTGTACAATGCCTCAACAAGCTGGACGCGGGCTCCATCGAGCGC GTGCAATTGATGTCACGCGATGAGCAATCGGTTTTAATTGTCTCCTATGCTGAGCTCAAGAATTGTCTGGAGAATGCCTTCTCCGAGCTGATGTCGAGTGCGGCCAATTGa